From the genome of Triticum aestivum cultivar Chinese Spring chromosome 1A, IWGSC CS RefSeq v2.1, whole genome shotgun sequence:
GATCCCCCTCTCGGAGTTCTCTCACCCTTCAACTGCAAAGAAATATGGGGTGAAGCCTGATGCTGAAACGCTGGACATGCTCAACACTATAGCTAAGCAGAAGGAGGTGACCACTCCAGACCATAATGTATCATCATACATGATCTCCTCGACACATTTCCTGTAATAAAATTCCGCGTTTTCATTTGTCGACAGGTCTCCGTGGTTTCAAAAGTCCTGTTTGGAGATCCCCGCGAGAAGCTGTGCCAAGCCATCCATGACATGCCCATCAGCTCCCTGGTCATTGGGAGCAGGGGCCTTGGCAAGCTCAAGAGGTTGCGACCACCGGCCAAACGACCTCCAAGCTGTTCTTAAGCCACATTGTGTGTTTGTTTCATCATAATAGAGTGCTGATCTTTTGTATCTCTGAACTGCAGGGTGCTCTTGGGCAGCGTCAGCGATTACGTCGTGAACAATGCCGCCTGCCCTGTCACCGTTGTCAAGCCAGCGAGTAACCATGCCTGATCTCATCATCGCAAATGTCCACATGTGTTTTAGTTTGCCAGAGTCCTATATATCCAGTTGGCCGCAACTTATTGAACCATCCAGTGTTATTTGTAATAATAATTGACAATTAGCCTGTGGATGATTCCCAGGTGTGTGTAATCTGTGCATGTGTCCTGTACATCCTGTACATTTGTGTGCTTATCTTCAGCCTAGCTTTTGCTCCATGAGTCAGTCCGTGCTGCTGTTTGTTGCATACAGTTTGTAGAGTCTGAATAAAATGGATTCTGCTGTCCATTGCAGATGCTAGTAATTTTCTTTCAGCATTAAAAGAACAGTCACATTACGGTTGCATCTGATGCCACAGTGGATCATGATGATAATCCTACCAGCGTTTGTATTTGCTTTAAGCAAAGATCAAATGGGAAGCATGCAAGCAAGTAGAAGGCCACAAACACATGCATCCAGGTTAAAAGTGATATCTTCAAACGCAGGCTCGTCATAATTCACACTACACTGATGAGTTCAAGACATGGAGCTAAATCCCATTGTCATAACACCCTACAGCTTGCATCAACTGCGAAAAGTCACGGCAAACATATGCCATCGCCCATCACAACAGCAAagttcatccaccaccaccaggaTACCAAAATGTACAGCAGGGACCAGGTTTAGCATCTCCGAAGCAGCTCACAGCGGCCCGAGGAAATCACCAGCCAGCGACGCAAGGAGCTGGAACTGGCGGTCTGCCTCCATCCAGCGGAACCCCATGACCTTGAAGCGCACGGCGGTGTCCCTCTCCAGCTTCGAGTGGTCGTTCATGAACAAGGGGTTCTCGCCGCCCATGTACTTGTAGTCGCTCATCGACTTCTCCGACAGGAAGATGCTTTCGATTGGCCCAGATTTGAGGAAGACGCCGTGCTTGAGGATCTTCTCCACGGAGCCGACCAAGATCTCCCCCTTCATAGGCCTCTGAGTGATGCAGGTGAATGTGACCGGGAAAAGAACATCTCCGGTCAGCTCACGAACCTTCCCTTCAGATATTGTCTTCAGCTCATTGACAGCAATGTAGTAGCCATGCTCCTTGGAGGCCTTCCTGTTGGTGACGTCCTCCAGAAGACGCACGATGATGGACTTGCGGAGCAGCAGGCCCTTGGGGCTCAGCTGGTCCGGTGAGATCAGCACGTTCCAAGACATCTCCTCCTGAAGGAAAACCATGGTTGACAACCTGCCAAAAGTCAAATTTATACATGAATAATATCAGCCTTCAGGTGGTGCAACAATCCTTCACTGAATACCATAGAGAAACATGTTTAAGCTATTATAGGCAGGAAAAATTTAAAACGCATTTCTTCTGTTATAGAGAACATACAATTGCAAATATACTGTCATAAGATCAACAGATAAAATAAAGAGGAAATAAATGTCTTTCTACAAGCGACTGGGGCAATGCCGTTTCTACCTATTGTATTAAGACCGTTATGTATCTACTACAACAACGTATTAGGCATGCTACACTAAAGGCTTAAAACTATGGTTTTTCACTTCTATGTTATACTTCTCAGGAATTTATAGCTAGTTGCTATATATTGTACTCAGCAATTGTAGAATAAGTGTGCTTTTGGTCAACTTACATAAATGCATCAAAAGAGTTGTGGTGCAGCATACTTATAAAAAACCcacacaaatctcaaaacaaactACAGTTGATGGAAGTAACCGTGACATTCTTTTCTCATTGCAGAGAGCAGCAACCCATGTCACCGCGGGGCACAACAAAGTAATCAAACAAGTCTATGTGCATTTGACATGCGCAGACATACTGGTTTTGGGCCCTGTAACGACTAACCGTGTATACAGAAGTTTGTTCCTGCTAGTTCATTTCCCTACTCGCAACTCAAAATCAGAGAGGACATTTCTTGCGGCAGTCCGTTAGTGTGCAAAGATTTCAGAAATTTATCAGCATTCAAAGGCTCCAACTATTAGTACCACTAGATTTCTACCATAATTGATGCTAACTTTAACAGGGGACATAACATTAAATTAGGAGCAACAGATAAAATCCTAAAGAGGAAATAAATGTCTTTCTACAAGCGACTGGGGCAATGCCGTttctaccttttgtattaagaccGTCATGTATCTACCGGTTTCACCGCGCAGCACACCAAAGTAATCAAACAACTCTATGTGCATTTGACATGCGCAGACATACCGGTTTTGGGGCCTTTAACGACTAACCGTGTATACAGAAGTTTGTTCCTGCTAGTTCATTTGCCTACTCGCAACTCAAAATCAGAGAAGACTTTTCTTTCGGCAGTCCCTTAGTGTGGAAAGATCTCAGAAATTTATCAGCATTCAAAGGCACCGACTATTAGTACTACTAGATTTCTGCCATGATTCATGCTAACTTTAACAGGGAACATAGCCCAATACAATGACCAAAAGGCGGGCATGGATTTACCATGGCAATCAACATACTGACcatgaatatattactcaaagtgGCCAACATGCCAAGAGTGTCCAGTTTATAACGAAAACCGGATCGAAAACCAAACATAGCAGCCCAGTTCATAAGGGAAACTAGGCCAAAATGCGCACAAGCGACAAAGCCTCGTCGACCACACGACAGCTACAACCGCACCAAAACACACACCCTCGGatccggagccgccgctccgactTCCACCACTCGTAGGCAAGCCGCACCGTTGCACAAAACTAACGCCATAGCCCATGCTACACGAGACGCCCGCCTGCAGACCACAAATGATGCGGGAAAATCCGAGGCCGCTGCCTAGACGTACCAGCCAGACCGACCCCTCGGGTCGCATCGACCGGGTCAACGAACTCGCTACCTACACAGCACCAGGTCGCCACCCACACAATGCAAAGGCACAGCCCTGCCCCATAGAGTCATGAATGCAAATGCATTGCAATCCGAGGCCGCCGCCTTGGCGCTCATCCACCAAGGAGGTGCAAGGCTTTGTTAGGAGAGCATGAAAGCATTTCGAACAAAATTAAAGAACAAAAGCAGCAGTATATGCAAGAACTAGGTCCGGTGTCGGATAACTAACAAAGGAGACATTACTGAAGGAGGCACCCAGATCATCTTTcctgaacctgcaacatttcagaCCTGAAACGCCATACAATTTCAAGGTGGAGTTTTGGACACTGCGAAAAAGTTTCCTGACCTGGGCACGGCATGAATAGAGATCTCGCATGAATAATACTACGTCTTTAACCCCGTTAATAACCAGGGAATGCATGGATGtcgtctccctccctccctcctctagaAGCATCGAGTGGGGTTTACTAGGACTTAAGGTAAACCCCCAAAATTTGGTGGAAAGCGAGTTTTTTTCAAGAACAAAATCGAACCTAGAGCGCGACTAGATGGGTCCTCGCAAAAGAAGACTAGGGTTTGGTTGCTCGCATTCAGCAGAGAACGAGAATCGCGCGTTGGTTAGGGGAAAAAGGACAGGAAATCCCCACGATCTCAGATTTTAGGTTAAAGAGCAACTATAGGCGAGGGGAGAAGCGGAGACATGTAGGCAGGGGAGAGGCTGTTACCTgaacgccgcccctcgccggaggtgGTGCCGCCGGTCGCCGGCTAGGTCGCGCCGCAGGTGGTTGGGCGCTGTTGCGGGTCGCCGCTGTGTCCACGGAGAAAGAAAGGGGGAGAGACGAGAGAGTGGTAGCAGGTAGTGGTATTTACAGCAAAGATGCCATGCCTCATCTTCTCTCCGAAATTATGGCTGCTGCCACCACATTTT
Proteins encoded in this window:
- the LOC778414 gene encoding universal stress protein PHOS34; protein product: MAADGERWVGLAVDFSEGSRAALQWAADNLLRSGDNLLLLHVLKDPDYEQGETLLWEASGSPLIPLSEFSHPSTAKKYGVKPDAETLDMLNTIAKQKEVSVVSKVLFGDPREKLCQAIHDMPISSLVIGSRGLGKLKRVLLGSVSDYVVNNAACPVTVVKPASNHA
- the LOC123039039 gene encoding DNA-directed RNA polymerase V subunit 7, which translates into the protein MVFLQEEMSWNVLISPDQLSPKGLLLRKSIIVRLLEDVTNRKASKEHGYYIAVNELKTISEGKVRELTGDVLFPVTFTCITQRPMKGEILVGSVEKILKHGVFLKSGPIESIFLSEKSMSDYKYMGGENPLFMNDHSKLERDTAVRFKVMGFRWMEADRQFQLLASLAGDFLGPL